In the Mytilus trossulus isolate FHL-02 chromosome 1, PNRI_Mtr1.1.1.hap1, whole genome shotgun sequence genome, one interval contains:
- the LOC134681340 gene encoding selenoprotein P-like: MCQQQAAGLETIRQEYIAHGRTEISFMIVNSKEVPEQIGQLSSRANFPVYQDTSTTNIWNKLNGGKDDVLIYDRCGKLVYFIPFPSSLLRYHLTDWAIRTAYDTDPCGCQRSLRRSHRRRRRHNHERPHSHRSGGSAIVVGMGRSAVRDMNRTPN, encoded by the exons ATGTGTCAGCAACAAGCGGCAGG GCTTGAGACTATTCGTCAAGAATACATCGCCCATGGCCGTACAGAAATCAGTTTTATGATTGTAAATTCCAAAGAAGTTCCTGAACAAATTGGACAACTTTCCAGTAGAGCTAACTTTCCTGTGTACCAAGATACAAGCACTACAAACATATGGAATAAACTAAATGGCGGAAAAGATGACGTATTGATATATGATAG ATGCGGCAAATTAGTTTACTTTATACCATTTCCATCAAGCTTGTTGCGTTACCATCTTACAGATTGGGCAATCCGTACTGCATACGATACAGATCCATGCGGATGTCAACGCAGTTTACGTAGATCACACCGACGTCGTAGAAGACACAACCACGAACGTCCGCATAGTCATAGATCTGGAGGTAGCGCCATTGTCGTAGGAATGGGAAGATCAGCAGTACGAGACATGAATCGTACACCAAATTGA